The DNA segment acgatatcatatcaaaatatcacgagataataacaaaatatcacgacataattgttgtaaatatcgctGTACGATATATTGGTTGTACCTCTAGCATTATTCTTGTGTTAATTTTGTTTCGAATTATAATTACTCcaatatatatgtaattataAAAACAAATACTCAAAGCATTGCTGTTGGATTCCTTTCAACAAATACTATCCCcccggctctgataccaaagcACACAATAGGATTCTAAGGGGATAAGGAATATCaaagaaataataataaaaaacttttaaaaaacaataaataattgaaaaacacaatgattaataaaaacaaaaaatataatataattataaacatGGAAGTGACACAATGAAGCGACACAATATTCTCACAATAATTCAAAGCATTAAAAAATGGTTCCTATTAAAAGAAATCCAAggtaataaaatataaataataaatatattggGTTTTACAATACCACTTTTATAATACGGAATTTAAATGCGGAAATTAAATTACAGAAAATAAATTGCTGGAATTTAAATATAGTGGGTTTTATAACaccaataatatttatatatatatatatatatatatatatatatatatatatatattgaaatgcATATGTCCTAATActactcaatttttttaatataaataagtaaatatttaaatatttaatataacaTATATTTAAAATCATGCGTccaaaaatgaataaataaataaataactaatacttaatataatatatatatacttaaaacgtaaaaatatatatatagatatattaagtaattactttctaaaataattataaacattaacaattttccataaaaatgtTCCAACTAAAATCCATAATAAGAATTTGCAAcccataaataaatcataaaacatgtgcgaaaaacataataatatccAATTCACTAAAAATATGACtagagcgatggtcacgggcTAGCCAACTGTCGGgatctcatacgtcctcaccgccAGTCGGGGCAATATGCTCTACATCAGTGTCTACCTGCTCACCTGCATcatttaagtctagtgagcctagagactTAGCACGCtctatctcataataacaacatgataaaaaataatgcatcacgcaACACATGCactatacataataaataatatatatacatgcatgtcTTAAATACATAGCTCATGGTCatctcataacataacatacatactcaTAACATAATCATCATGCATCATAATTAGGGCATATCATTATTTAAAAACTCTGAAGGTTATATCCATGCCGTGTGACCGTGTAAATGATTGATCAATCAAAGAACCAACGTACATGGCGGTGGGATCTCCACCTCTTGTCCCTTCACCAGGATGACCCTAGATCCGTAGGCAAATCATCATAACATATGGAAAGGAAATCGGGCCCCAGTATCCCGACTCTCAGTCTCGTACTCTATGGAAAGGGCTCTGGGCCTAGGTATCACATCCCCAATCCCGTAATTGTCACACACCCACTTTAacttccttaaaatatttttatgcccAACAACATACATATACATTATCATGcacatcataaaaatcattcatgatcttatttttttcataaaatattgccCGTAAAcacatatttaattatttaataataaatataaaaataatactttttcatacttaaaatattcatacaataattaaatatatatttacggatcatGCATAATTTTTATGGATTGGTTCAGGCTGCTGACTCCTTAGACTTAAGCTCATTAACTTATATTTAAgctcaaataatttattcaagcccaataagacatatctggcccaatgggcccaataTCCCAAAAACTGATCCAATAAATTCTATTGGCTCTAGggccataaaaattattggacttacttaaataattatttaagcccaataacttaaacCCATGAAtcccaattattttaattaacccAAATTAGGCCCATAAATACTCTTaaactattaattaaatttaaaaaaataaaatacccaaaCCCGACTAACACAACTCGGACCCCGACCCAATTGACTTGACCCGACATGTttttgacccgacccggacccaaccaAAGCCCAACCCGTCTTTAGACCCTAAAGCCTGAACAATACGTACGACTTGCACTCTAGTGCATGTCTTGGCCGTGAGCAGTAGGCTttatggcctgctgccggccagctccggctgCCCCCCGGCCGAAGCTCCACCTCCCAGATGTAGCCaacgtctgggcggtccaaaCCAGACAAACCACTGTCCCAACCGAtcaccacactgccctggcgaaCCACGCTTCCGGGAAACCCAAATTGTCGTGATCTGCTACCCTCAACCTTAACCAGCTTCGGCCTTGACCCATACAACCTATAGCGGCTGAACCAACATGAGAAATAGACCTATAGGGACCCTAGTATGCCCTCTAACCGGTGGCAGCAGCTATGGCCGATCACATAAGAAGAAAAAGACAGAAACGTCAATGTTCATGGCTTTAAAAGAAAAACTGCATACACATACACGCATAGATCCACTTAAAAATGGATATAACATGCTAAATCATATACTTCATGCTCATATCAGAATATAGGACTTAGATGGTGGCCAAGGAGAGAATTCAAACGTGCCTTGATTTATTTTCGATGAAAAACTTGGTTACGACGCGTACAACGATCACCGGGCAAACGACTTCAAATCCTTGGattaaatcttcaaaaatttGTGTGTTCAAGTGAGTTTTCAGCTGGAAACGTGATGAAAAGATGGAGATGGCGGCTAGGGTAGTTTTAACGTGAAGAAGATTGATTAAAATAGGCTAGATAAAATTATTTGGTAATTATCTTATTTATTTAGATTTTTGGGTAGATAATACATCAtgttaatataattataaaaaaaataaatataaaaatcttaaaattaaatatattctgataaattttcgtaatatatatttatataatttttaaatctcctTAAAAGTATTTTAAATAGcttatttttgtgaaaattggtttcatatatatttttatatatatatataaactattattttctgaaaataataccttaaaataatattttaaggctcttaaaattaactcaaaaatttttagaataaaatccataaatctcGTCCGTccgcggtcccgtctacgcgaatGAAAAACTTTATTTCTAAAAGTattataaataacataaatacgggttaaatgctataaaaaaatatttaaatcatgaaaataaattcacataatccacataaagtcatttaacccattttctaaattttaatttaattattattcctagttatgcatgcaaAATCACCTAAGaaaattctgggcgttacaactctcctttccccccccccccccccctaaaATTGAATTTATTCCTCGAAATTAGATTACATACCCAATAACTCCGGGTAACGAGCCCTCATGTCGCCCttggtctcccaagtagcttcttcctCGGAAttattcagccactggactttgaccatcggaaTAGACTGCGTCCTAAGCCTCCTTTCCTCACGAGCTAAGACTCTAatgggcctctcctcaaatgctagctCTGGCGTTAGCTCTATaggctcgaaatccaaaacatgcGACGGATTAGAGACATACCTCCGAAGcatagatacatggaacacCTTGTGAATTGCCGCAAGGATCCGTGGTAGtgccaaacggtaggccaacgtgccaatcCTCTCCAGAATCTCGAACGGACCGATATACCTCGGGTTGAGTTTGCCTCTCCTACCAAAATGCATCATGCCCTTCATAGGCGAGACcttcagaaacacatgatctCCCACGGCAAACTCAAGATCTTGTCGTCGtcgatcagcataactcttctgacgactctgtgcGGTCCTCATCCGCTCTCTGATCTGAGCCACAATATTCGTTGTCCGCTGTACTAACTCTGGTCCTAGAAGAACCCTCtctccaacctcgtcccaatGAACAGGAGATCTACATCGTCTCCCATAGAGAGCCTTGAATGTAGCCATTCCTATGGATgcttgaaaactgttgttataggtaaactccactaatggcaatcTCGACTCCCAAGAGCCCTGGAAGTCAATCACACACGCCCTCAACGgatcctcaagtgtctgaatTACTCTCTCTGTCTGACCGTCTGTTTGAGGGTGAAATGCAGTGCTGAACAATAActtagtccccaaagctgtatgcagactcttccaaaattcagaagtgaacctcggatctcgatcTAACACATGGACACTGGAATACCGTGAAGTCTGACTATCTCCTTAATGTAGAGCTCTACAAACTGAGTCATAGTAAAAGTAGTCCTCACTGGCAGAAAGTGTGCAGATTTGGTGAGTCGATCGACAagcacccaaatcgctgtaggCCCTCTAGCACTCCTTGGTAATCCAactacaaaatccatagagatattctcccatttccactccggaatgggAAGTGGTCATAGTAATCCTGCTGGTCattgatgctctgccttgacttgctgacaagtcaagcactcggAAACAAATCGACCAATATCTATCTTCATACCCGGCCACCAATATAAGGTTctcaaatctcggtacatctttgTGCTCCCGGGATGGATGGAATATGAAGATGCGTGTGCCTCTGTCATGATATCTGATCTTAACTGATCAGTACTCGGCACCCACATACGTCCTCTGTATCGAACCACACCATCATCCACTATATAAAGAAGACTACCCTTCGACTTCATGCGCTGCAACTGCTCATTAGTGATCTGTCCCTCTTGAATCCGATCCTGTAGAGTCGGCTGCAATACAAGAGCAGATAATCTTGATGCGTGCCCACTGGAGTAGATCTCTAagtcaaacctctgaatctcagcCTGTAGATGTTGCTGAACTGAAACACAAGACAACACCGAAGTCTTCGGaatcaaagcatcggccactacattagctttacccgggtggtagctaatgtcacagtcgtaatccttaacTAGCTCTAACCACcgacgctgtctcatattcaactcgttctgggtgaagaagtacttgagaatcttgtgatcagtgaaaatctggcACTTCTCACCGTACAAGTAATGTCTCCATATCTTGAGTGCAAACGCAAcagctgcaagctctaaatcatgtgtCGGATAGTTTTGCTCATGAGTTTTcaactgtctcgatgcataagcaATCACCTTACCATTCTGCATAAGAACAGTGTCTAAGCCCATCTTAGACGCATCTGTATACACCCAAACTCCTCATGATCCATTGGAATTGCCAACACTGGTGCAGAAGTAAGTGCCTCCTtaagctgatcaaagctcctctgacactcTTGGCTCCAAACATACttagcattcttcttggtcagtGATGTCAAGGGTACTGCTATAGAAGAGAaaaccttgatgaacttccgatAATAACcggctaaacccaagaagctgcgT comes from the Henckelia pumila isolate YLH828 chromosome 1, ASM3356847v2, whole genome shotgun sequence genome and includes:
- the LOC140873657 gene encoding uncharacterized protein, whose product is MGLDTVLMQNGKVIAYASRQLKTHEQNYPTHDLELAAVAFALKIWRHYLYVQQHLQAEIQRFDLEIYSSGHASRLSALVLQPTLQDRIQEGQITNEQLQRMKSKGSLLYIVDDGVVRYRGRMWVPSTDQLRSDIMTEAHASSYSIHPGSTKMYRDLRTLYWWPGMKIDIGRFVSECLTCQQVKAEHQ